In a genomic window of Limibacter armeniacum:
- a CDS encoding ribonucleoside-diphosphate reductase subunit alpha, translating into MERLWWLNEESQNMLNRGYLLKGETVQAAIRRVATAAAKRLYKPEMAESFVEIIEKGWISLSSPIWANMGTERGLPISCFNVHVPDNIESITHKLGEVIMQTKIGGGTSGYFGELRERGSAVTDNGRSSGAVSFMKLFDTAMDTISQGGVRRGAFAAYLDIDHSDIKEFLEIKNIGNPIQNLFFGVCVPDYWMQEMIDGDREKREIWAKVLESRQQKGLPYIFFSDNINRFKPDVYKDKNLTIHASNLCSEIALPSSHDESFICCLASMNLELYDEWKDTDAVKIAIYLLDAVLQEFIVKTEGNYYLASANRFAKRHRALGLGAMGWHSYLQKNMIPFEGMQSKALTNKIFKGIQEKANEASRELAEIYGEPEILEGYGRRNSTLMAIAPTTSSSAILGQTSPGIEPFSSNYYKAGLAKGNFMRKNKYLKKLLVEKGMDSEATWHSIMLQHGSVQHLDGLTEEEKEVFKTFKEISQLEIIQQASIRQKFIDQAQSLNLNIPFDLPVKEVNRLLIEAWKLGVKTLYYQRSQSVSKEFIANLVTCSSCES; encoded by the coding sequence ATGGAAAGATTATGGTGGCTCAATGAAGAGAGCCAGAATATGCTCAATAGAGGTTATCTATTGAAAGGCGAAACTGTTCAGGCAGCAATCAGACGAGTAGCTACAGCTGCTGCTAAGCGTCTGTACAAACCTGAAATGGCAGAGTCTTTTGTTGAAATTATTGAAAAAGGGTGGATAAGCCTTAGTTCTCCGATTTGGGCGAACATGGGAACAGAAAGAGGTCTTCCTATTTCTTGTTTCAACGTACATGTACCTGATAATATCGAAAGCATTACCCACAAACTTGGTGAGGTGATTATGCAAACCAAAATTGGTGGTGGTACATCAGGTTATTTTGGTGAGCTTCGTGAGCGTGGTAGTGCCGTAACAGATAATGGTAGAAGTAGTGGTGCAGTTAGTTTTATGAAACTATTTGACACTGCGATGGACACTATTTCACAAGGAGGCGTAAGAAGAGGTGCATTTGCGGCATACCTTGACATCGACCATTCGGATATCAAAGAGTTTTTGGAGATCAAAAACATTGGTAACCCTATTCAGAACCTGTTCTTTGGTGTTTGTGTACCAGACTACTGGATGCAGGAAATGATTGATGGTGATAGAGAGAAAAGAGAAATTTGGGCAAAAGTACTGGAAAGCAGACAGCAGAAGGGATTGCCGTATATTTTCTTCTCAGACAATATCAACCGTTTCAAACCGGATGTCTATAAGGATAAGAACCTGACAATCCATGCAAGTAACTTGTGTTCAGAAATTGCCTTGCCTTCAAGTCATGATGAGTCATTTATTTGCTGTCTGGCTTCTATGAACCTTGAACTGTATGATGAGTGGAAGGATACGGATGCCGTTAAAATAGCCATCTACCTGCTTGATGCGGTACTTCAGGAATTTATCGTTAAAACAGAAGGTAACTATTACCTTGCTTCAGCAAACCGTTTTGCCAAAAGACACCGTGCTCTTGGATTGGGCGCTATGGGTTGGCACTCATATTTGCAGAAGAATATGATTCCTTTTGAAGGAATGCAGTCAAAAGCACTGACAAACAAAATCTTCAAAGGAATCCAAGAGAAAGCCAATGAGGCAAGCCGAGAACTGGCTGAAATCTATGGTGAGCCAGAGATATTGGAAGGATACGGCAGACGTAACTCTACATTGATGGCGATTGCTCCAACTACTTCTTCATCTGCTATTTTGGGTCAGACATCTCCGGGCATCGAGCCATTTAGTAGTAACTACTACAAGGCAGGTTTGGCTAAGGGTAACTTTATGCGTAAGAATAAATACCTGAAGAAGCTGTTGGTAGAGAAAGGTATGGATTCTGAGGCTACTTGGCACAGCATCATGCTGCAGCATGGTAGTGTACAGCACCTTGATGGATTGACTGAAGAGGAGAAAGAAGTATTCAAGACGTTTAAGGAAATCAGCCAGCTGGAGATTATCCAACAGGCTTCTATCCGTCAGAAGTTTATTGATCAGGCGCAAAGCTTGAACCTGAATATTCCGTTTGACCTACCTGTTAAGGAAGTGAACAGGTTACTGATTGAGGCTTGGAAATTGGGTGTTAAGACTTTGTATTACCAAAGAAGCCAAAGTGTGTCAAAAGAGTTTATTGCAAACTTGGTGACTTGCTCAAGCTGTGAGTCATAA
- a CDS encoding hydrogen peroxide-inducible genes activator, with protein sequence MTLQQLQYVVALDNHRHYVKAAESCHVAQPTLTLQVKKLEEQVGLLLFDRSKQPLTPTPMGKKFILKARQILRDVEQLKTMVSDDRNEISGTFRLGIIPTLSQYLLPLFLKEFTALYPDTRLEIKEMQSEEMINTLTNGTLDLGLMATPSGDEQIREIPIFYEPFMVYAHKDHEIMQCGQVTPDDLKREGLWLLNEGHCFRNQVLEICELRSYHQNISFESGSIETLKRLIPHTNGYTLIPELSYLQVLDHEFVREFQEPKPAREISLVVHKSFTKELLLANLRKTIQHNIPEHFQKANRFITVKWR encoded by the coding sequence ATGACTTTACAACAGTTGCAATATGTAGTGGCATTGGACAATCACCGACATTATGTCAAGGCAGCAGAGAGCTGCCATGTAGCACAACCGACTCTGACACTGCAAGTCAAAAAACTGGAAGAACAGGTAGGACTCCTGCTATTTGATCGTTCCAAACAACCTTTGACTCCTACTCCTATGGGCAAGAAGTTTATCCTGAAAGCAAGGCAAATATTACGGGATGTAGAGCAGCTGAAAACGATGGTCAGTGATGACCGGAATGAAATAAGTGGGACATTCAGGTTGGGTATTATCCCCACCTTGTCACAGTATCTGCTGCCACTGTTTCTAAAAGAGTTTACAGCGTTGTATCCCGATACACGGTTGGAGATAAAAGAGATGCAAAGTGAGGAAATGATCAATACCCTGACCAATGGCACGCTAGACTTAGGATTGATGGCAACCCCTTCTGGAGATGAACAAATCAGGGAAATTCCTATTTTCTATGAGCCTTTTATGGTGTATGCCCACAAAGACCATGAGATTATGCAATGTGGACAAGTAACACCTGATGACTTAAAAAGAGAAGGGCTTTGGCTATTGAATGAGGGGCATTGTTTCAGGAATCAGGTACTTGAAATCTGTGAGTTGAGAAGCTACCATCAAAATATCTCTTTTGAGAGTGGATCAATTGAAACCTTGAAACGGCTAATCCCCCATACAAATGGCTATACCCTGATTCCGGAGCTTTCCTATCTTCAAGTACTTGACCATGAATTTGTCAGGGAATTTCAGGAGCCTAAACCAGCCAGAGAAATCAGCCTTGTGGTTCATAAGAGTTTTACAAAAGAGCTTTTGCTGGCAAACCTAAGGAAGACGATTCAGCACAATATTCCGGAGCATTTCCAGAAAGCCAATCGCTTTATTACAGTGAAGTGGAGATAA
- a CDS encoding catalase: MDSKKMTTSAGAPIANNQQSLTAGTRGPVLLQDYQLLEKLAHQNRERIPERVVHAKGWGALGTFTVTNDITRYTRANIFSTVGKQTPLLSRFSTVAGELGASDTERDVRGFAVKFYTEEGNWDIVGNNTPVFFIRDGYKFPDFIHTQKRHPRTNLRSPEAMWDFWSQTPESLHQITILMSDRGIPQTPMHMNGYGSHTYSFWNDKGERFWVKFHFKTQQGHKHYTNEEAAKITGETREKYQEELYGAIEKGEFPKWTLYVQVMPEADAEKTPYNPFDLTKVWPHADYPLIEVGEMELNQNPDNYWQYIENAAYSPSNIVPGIGFSPDKVLQARIFSYADAHRYRLGTHYEALPANQPKCPMHHYHRDGSMRFFENFNSNPDAYYEPNTKGGPIEDSSVAEPPMKINGDVTRYEENDTYGDYKQAGDLFRMFDEGQKERLCTNIAGAMQGVSEYIIERQLAHFEKADPEYATGIRKFLNVASV; this comes from the coding sequence ATGGATTCTAAGAAAATGACGACCTCAGCAGGGGCACCTATTGCTAACAATCAACAATCACTTACCGCAGGAACCAGAGGACCAGTACTACTGCAAGACTACCAGCTGTTGGAAAAACTGGCGCACCAGAACCGTGAAAGGATTCCTGAGCGTGTTGTGCATGCGAAGGGTTGGGGAGCATTAGGAACATTTACAGTGACCAATGATATTACAAGATATACAAGGGCAAATATCTTCTCCACAGTAGGAAAACAGACGCCTTTACTCTCAAGGTTCTCAACTGTGGCCGGAGAGTTAGGTGCTTCAGACACAGAGCGTGATGTAAGAGGTTTTGCCGTTAAATTCTATACAGAGGAAGGAAACTGGGATATTGTAGGGAATAATACACCTGTTTTCTTTATCCGTGATGGTTATAAGTTCCCGGACTTTATCCATACACAGAAACGCCATCCAAGGACTAATCTCCGTTCTCCTGAAGCGATGTGGGATTTCTGGTCTCAGACGCCTGAATCATTGCATCAGATTACAATCCTGATGTCTGACAGGGGTATACCACAGACACCAATGCACATGAATGGTTATGGCTCTCATACTTATTCGTTCTGGAATGACAAGGGAGAACGTTTCTGGGTGAAATTCCACTTCAAGACGCAGCAGGGACATAAGCATTATACCAATGAAGAAGCAGCGAAGATTACTGGTGAGACAAGGGAAAAATATCAGGAAGAGCTTTATGGCGCAATTGAGAAAGGTGAATTTCCTAAGTGGACACTCTATGTTCAGGTAATGCCGGAAGCAGATGCGGAGAAAACACCGTACAACCCGTTTGACTTGACCAAGGTATGGCCTCATGCGGACTACCCGCTTATTGAGGTGGGCGAGATGGAATTGAACCAGAATCCTGATAACTACTGGCAGTATATTGAGAATGCAGCATATTCCCCTTCCAATATTGTTCCGGGTATTGGTTTCTCACCTGACAAGGTGCTTCAGGCACGTATATTCTCTTATGCAGATGCGCATAGGTATAGGTTAGGAACACATTATGAGGCATTGCCAGCCAATCAACCAAAGTGTCCAATGCACCACTACCACAGGGATGGGTCAATGAGGTTCTTTGAGAACTTCAACAGCAATCCGGACGCTTACTACGAGCCGAATACAAAAGGAGGTCCGATAGAAGACAGTTCAGTTGCTGAGCCACCGATGAAAATCAATGGTGACGTTACCCGATATGAGGAAAACGATACCTACGGTGATTACAAGCAAGCTGGAGACCTGTTCAGGATGTTTGATGAAGGACAGAAGGAAAGGCTTTGTACTAATATTGCTGGGGCAATGCAAGGCGTTTCTGAATATATCATTGAGAGACAGCTGGCACACTTTGAGAAAGCAGATCCTGAATATGCTACAGGAATCAGAAAGTTCTTGAATGTAGCAAGTGTTTAA
- a CDS encoding ribonucleotide-diphosphate reductase subunit beta, whose translation MSRSINKVIYAKMSLMGVFCTYCWCEWFSQYNKSSNMSIFDRRINYKPFEYPEVLQFTEAINKSFWVHSEVDFTADVQDFHSYLNENEKEVVKRSLLAIAQIEVAVKSFWGDLYHHFPKPEFNGLGSTFAECEFRHSEAYSRLLDVLGYNSEFGKLIETPVIRQRIDYLSDALAHTKSQDKKKYVFSLILFSILIENVSLFSQFAIILSFTRFKGVMKNISNIIAWTSIDEQVHANAGIYIVNTIKSEFPDFFDEETVEELREIVADSIQVESNILDWIFEGGEIENISKENLLNFMKFRVDDSLTKIGLDKLYYVSDSNYQPMVWFEEEVFANSLDDFFAKRPVEYTKHDKSITADDLF comes from the coding sequence ATGTCTAGATCGATCAACAAAGTCATTTATGCCAAAATGTCTCTGATGGGTGTGTTCTGTACATATTGCTGGTGCGAATGGTTTTCTCAATACAATAAAAGCAGCAATATGAGTATCTTTGACAGACGTATTAACTACAAACCATTTGAATACCCTGAAGTATTACAGTTTACAGAAGCAATTAACAAGTCTTTCTGGGTACATTCAGAAGTAGATTTTACTGCAGACGTACAGGATTTTCATTCTTACCTGAATGAAAATGAAAAAGAGGTTGTGAAGAGAAGTCTTTTGGCTATTGCTCAAATTGAGGTAGCTGTGAAGTCTTTTTGGGGCGACCTGTATCACCATTTTCCAAAGCCTGAATTTAATGGATTGGGAAGCACTTTTGCTGAATGTGAATTCCGCCATTCAGAAGCGTACTCCCGTTTGTTAGATGTATTGGGTTACAATAGCGAGTTTGGAAAACTAATTGAGACGCCTGTAATCCGTCAGCGTATTGACTATCTTTCGGATGCTTTGGCACATACTAAGTCTCAGGACAAAAAGAAATACGTTTTCTCGTTGATCCTTTTCTCTATCCTGATCGAAAACGTATCATTGTTCAGCCAATTCGCGATTATCCTTTCATTTACTCGTTTTAAGGGAGTAATGAAAAATATCAGCAACATCATTGCTTGGACTTCTATTGACGAACAGGTACATGCAAATGCAGGAATCTATATCGTGAATACGATCAAGTCAGAATTCCCTGATTTCTTCGATGAGGAGACAGTTGAAGAGTTACGTGAAATTGTGGCAGATTCTATTCAAGTTGAGTCAAATATTCTAGACTGGATTTTTGAAGGAGGTGAAATTGAAAACATCAGCAAGGAAAACCTTTTAAACTTTATGAAGTTCCGTGTTGATGATAGCCTTACTAAAATTGGCCTTGATAAACTTTATTATGTTTCTGACAGCAATTACCAGCCAATGGTATGGTTTGAGGAAGAAGTTTTTGCTAACAGTTTGGATGACTTTTTCGCTAAGCGTCCGGTAGAATATACCAAACATGACAAGAGCATCACTGCTGATGACCTGTTTTAA
- the hemH gene encoding ferrochelatase, translating into MKKVGILLVNLGTPNTPERSSVRKYLTEFLMDNRVIDIPYWKRSLLVKGVIAPFRSKHVAKEYKKLWGEDGGPLLVHGRSLEKKLNEMYRSAGIQVTVQLAMRYQNPSIQAGLEALREEQVEKIVVFPLFPQYASATTGSVAQKVMEVVSTWQVIPSMEFINSYHTHPLYIDAFVEKVKKDIEKYKPEHVLFSYHGVPERHITKLNKEVRRKNNPYDYKVACKETSDLIADKLGLSRPSYTTSFQSRLGKDPWIKPYTDATIESLAQAGTKNLLVVSPSFVADCLETTLEIGEEYRELFESLGGQKFHFTESLNDDEQWVEAIFNIINIKNSNRLSVSKIHAA; encoded by the coding sequence ATGAAAAAAGTAGGAATATTGTTAGTAAACCTTGGCACGCCTAATACACCGGAAAGAAGCTCAGTAAGAAAGTACCTGACAGAATTCTTGATGGATAATCGAGTGATAGACATTCCTTATTGGAAGAGGTCACTACTGGTCAAAGGGGTTATTGCACCATTCAGGTCTAAGCATGTGGCGAAAGAATATAAAAAGCTTTGGGGAGAAGATGGGGGACCTTTGCTTGTTCATGGCAGATCATTGGAGAAAAAACTAAATGAAATGTACCGAAGTGCAGGGATACAGGTGACAGTCCAACTGGCAATGCGTTACCAGAACCCTTCAATTCAGGCAGGATTGGAAGCCCTTAGAGAGGAGCAAGTAGAAAAGATTGTCGTATTTCCACTGTTTCCTCAGTATGCTTCTGCCACTACAGGTTCTGTTGCCCAGAAAGTGATGGAAGTCGTATCTACTTGGCAGGTTATTCCAAGCATGGAGTTTATCAATTCTTATCACACTCATCCGCTTTATATCGATGCATTTGTGGAGAAGGTTAAAAAGGATATTGAAAAGTATAAGCCTGAACATGTACTGTTCAGCTATCACGGTGTCCCTGAAAGACATATCACAAAGCTGAATAAGGAAGTAAGGAGAAAAAACAATCCTTATGACTATAAAGTAGCCTGCAAGGAAACCTCCGACCTGATTGCAGATAAGTTAGGGCTTAGCCGACCTTCCTATACCACATCGTTTCAGAGCCGATTAGGGAAAGACCCTTGGATCAAACCATATACCGATGCCACAATTGAGTCACTGGCTCAGGCTGGCACCAAGAACCTTCTGGTGGTATCCCCATCATTCGTGGCAGACTGCCTTGAGACTACTCTGGAAATAGGAGAGGAATACCGTGAGTTGTTCGAATCACTTGGTGGGCAAAAATTTCATTTTACGGAAAGTCTGAATGACGATGAACAGTGGGTGGAAGCCATCTTCAATATTATCAATATAAAGAACTCAAACCGTTTGTCTGTCAGTAAAATTCATGCAGCCTGA
- a CDS encoding SusC/RagA family TonB-linked outer membrane protein, producing the protein MKHVSIQWILCMMLLLFSFAEASGQQRILKGQVISTDDNSPLPGVNVKVKGTQTGTLTDFEGQYSLNVTNESILVFSYIGFKTQEVKVGTASVMDIGLELDVTALDEIVVVGYGEQKKESVVGAITNATAEEINRTGGVTSLSNALTGLLPGVATISTTGEPGANASSILIRGQSTWNGGGPLILVNGVERDMNDIDPSEVESISVLKDASATAVFGVKGANGVILITTKRGAEGKPELTFSANASVKQISKIPEVLGSYQALALRNRAVENQVVINENTWGFYTPTEILEHYRLQDLPEIYPDVNWSDYMTEDYAMSHRMNMNVTGGTKFVKYFASLAYTHDGDVLATTDFGQGYDPEFSYDRFNFRSNLDFQVTPSTIFTADISGYLGMKKSSAGNGDTFWKGVYEAPPDLFPVQYTDGTFAQSPVDDRYQNSVAAINYGGYNVQNRTSVMADLKLNQKLDFITKGLSFNGRFSYDTYLETSGQDINDFGTLLKYIDPSIVDAQTAEDSLAAITYLNQGQGTTGYNYVPVPYQVNPERFVELNNDNDLNKTRYQLFYQASVNYSRKFGKHNVTGLALFNRQESATGSNFPSYREDWVGRLTYNFNDRYFAEFNGAYNGSEKFSKEYRFGFFPSYAFGWLVSNEQFFQPVAKVMNHLKFRYSDGKVGSDQGVARWLYQSSWVQGGNMNFGYPYLQNSFDIYREDIIANPDATWETAHKQNIGIETGFFNDFLSINLDYFWEHRTGIFMDGRERNVPVFFGAAPVAANLGETKTHGWELELNINHVTDFGLHYWAKTSYNFAKDEILYMEDPELAYDYQKREGYQINQTRTQLTDDFIDSWDEMYTGVMGTNNTEALPGDFRIVDYNADGVIDTYDAVPFGYPSRPQYTYNFSLGGDYKGFSLMLQFYGAHNVSRKINMGEYNLGYSIVRPFHYYDSWTPQTAGTATYPHIRYNSGSPKGDYWIKDASYLRLNTAELAYTFSSEYLKKLGITKTKIFLNGNNLFLWTNMIEDREGGDYGRENYPMVKRYNLGMNINF; encoded by the coding sequence ATGAAACACGTTTCTATACAATGGATTTTATGCATGATGCTCTTGCTGTTCAGCTTTGCTGAAGCTTCTGGACAGCAAAGGATCCTAAAAGGACAGGTGATTTCAACTGATGACAATAGTCCTTTACCAGGGGTTAATGTTAAGGTTAAAGGAACCCAAACCGGAACACTTACTGATTTTGAAGGGCAATACTCCTTAAATGTTACAAATGAGTCAATCCTTGTATTTTCTTATATAGGGTTTAAGACTCAGGAAGTAAAGGTCGGCACAGCTAGTGTGATGGATATTGGTTTGGAACTGGATGTTACTGCTTTGGACGAGATTGTAGTAGTTGGGTATGGTGAGCAAAAGAAGGAGAGCGTTGTCGGGGCTATAACCAATGCAACTGCAGAAGAAATTAACAGGACAGGTGGTGTAACCAGCCTTTCCAACGCACTGACTGGTTTGCTACCAGGGGTGGCTACTATCTCAACTACAGGCGAGCCAGGTGCTAATGCTTCTAGTATCCTGATCAGGGGGCAGTCTACCTGGAATGGAGGTGGACCGCTTATTTTGGTCAATGGGGTAGAAAGGGATATGAATGATATCGACCCTAGTGAGGTAGAAAGCATTTCTGTTCTCAAAGATGCTTCAGCAACTGCCGTATTTGGTGTAAAAGGAGCCAATGGGGTGATCCTGATAACAACCAAAAGAGGAGCAGAGGGTAAACCAGAATTAACTTTTTCGGCAAATGCTTCCGTGAAGCAAATATCCAAAATACCCGAGGTACTTGGTTCGTATCAGGCGCTTGCATTACGTAACCGTGCAGTCGAAAATCAGGTGGTAATCAATGAGAACACTTGGGGTTTTTATACACCTACCGAGATTTTGGAACATTACCGTTTACAGGATTTGCCGGAAATTTATCCAGATGTTAATTGGTCTGATTATATGACTGAAGACTATGCGATGTCACATAGGATGAATATGAACGTTACTGGCGGTACCAAGTTCGTCAAGTATTTCGCTTCATTGGCTTATACCCATGATGGAGACGTATTGGCGACGACAGACTTTGGACAGGGATACGATCCAGAGTTTTCCTATGATCGTTTTAACTTCAGGAGTAATCTGGATTTTCAGGTGACACCGTCTACTATTTTCACAGCTGACATTTCAGGGTACTTGGGGATGAAGAAGTCTTCGGCAGGTAATGGGGATACTTTCTGGAAAGGTGTTTACGAGGCTCCGCCTGATCTTTTCCCTGTTCAGTATACTGATGGCACTTTTGCACAAAGCCCCGTTGACGACAGGTACCAAAACAGTGTCGCAGCTATCAATTATGGAGGTTACAATGTCCAGAACAGGACATCTGTGATGGCAGACCTGAAACTGAACCAGAAACTGGACTTTATTACCAAAGGACTATCGTTTAATGGACGCTTCTCTTATGATACTTATCTGGAGACATCTGGGCAGGATATCAATGACTTCGGTACACTACTAAAATATATTGACCCAAGCATTGTGGATGCACAAACAGCAGAAGATAGTTTGGCTGCCATAACCTATCTAAATCAAGGACAGGGCACGACAGGTTACAATTACGTACCTGTACCTTATCAGGTCAACCCAGAGAGGTTTGTAGAGCTGAATAATGACAATGACCTGAATAAGACTAGGTATCAGCTGTTTTATCAGGCATCAGTCAACTATAGTCGAAAGTTCGGTAAACACAACGTGACAGGTTTGGCGCTGTTTAATAGACAGGAAAGTGCAACAGGAAGTAACTTTCCATCTTATCGGGAAGACTGGGTAGGAAGGCTGACCTATAACTTCAACGATCGTTATTTTGCCGAATTTAACGGTGCTTACAACGGTTCAGAAAAGTTTTCAAAGGAATATCGCTTTGGCTTTTTCCCATCTTATGCCTTTGGTTGGCTGGTGTCCAATGAGCAATTCTTTCAGCCTGTAGCCAAGGTGATGAATCACCTCAAGTTCAGGTACTCAGATGGTAAAGTAGGTAGTGACCAAGGAGTAGCTCGTTGGCTGTATCAGTCTAGTTGGGTACAGGGAGGCAATATGAATTTCGGCTATCCTTACTTGCAGAATAGTTTTGACATTTATCGTGAGGACATTATTGCTAACCCAGATGCTACTTGGGAAACCGCACATAAGCAAAATATTGGTATAGAAACAGGATTTTTCAACGATTTCCTCTCTATTAACCTAGACTATTTCTGGGAACACAGGACCGGAATTTTTATGGATGGAAGAGAGCGTAATGTGCCAGTATTCTTTGGTGCTGCGCCTGTAGCTGCCAACCTTGGAGAAACCAAGACACACGGTTGGGAATTGGAGCTCAATATCAATCATGTAACAGATTTTGGTCTGCATTATTGGGCAAAAACAAGTTACAACTTTGCCAAGGATGAGATCCTGTATATGGAAGACCCTGAGCTGGCTTATGATTACCAGAAGCGTGAAGGGTATCAAATAAACCAGACACGTACACAGTTGACAGATGACTTTATTGACAGCTGGGATGAGATGTATACTGGGGTAATGGGAACCAACAATACGGAAGCACTGCCAGGTGACTTCAGAATCGTAGACTACAATGCCGATGGCGTAATTGATACCTATGATGCTGTACCATTTGGTTACCCAAGTCGCCCACAATACACATATAACTTCTCGTTAGGTGGTGATTACAAAGGATTCAGTTTAATGTTACAATTCTATGGTGCACATAATGTTTCCAGAAAGATCAACATGGGAGAGTATAACCTTGGTTACTCAATTGTGAGACCATTCCATTATTATGACTCATGGACACCGCAAACAGCTGGTACAGCTACTTATCCACATATCCGTTACAATTCAGGTTCGCCAAAAGGAGATTACTGGATCAAGGATGCTTCTTACCTGAGATTGAATACCGCTGAACTAGCTTACACTTTCAGTAGTGAATACCTGAAAAAGCTGGGGATAACCAAAACCAAGATATTCCTTAACGGTAACAACCTGTTTTTGTGGACTAACATGATTGAAGACAGGGAAGGTGGAGACTATGGAAGAGAAAACTACCCGATGGTCAAACGGTACAACTTAGGTATGAATATCAACTTCTAA